Within the Plasmodium gaboni strain SY75 chromosome Unknown, whole genome shotgun sequence genome, the region CTTATGACTTCTAACACTGAAATCCGGTGTGTGTGCTTTATATGTAAAGGCGGCTCCTAAAAACAAACTCAAAAAGCTaaacagaaaaaaaaaaaaaaataataaataaataaataaataaaataattataataataaatgaatatataaatatgtacatatatatatatatatttttaccTATAACGCCTTAAAAATTTTACTCTATCTTTTGAAAAATTTGGGAAaga harbors:
- a CDS encoding hypothetical protein (conserved Plasmodium protein, unknown function), translated to MVFIPVEIIFKSFPNFSKDRVKFLRRYSFLSLFLGAAFTYKAHTPDFSVRSHKPSYFYKHHLNKLKTKGIIDETKYEKLLNNH